One part of the Dyadobacter sp. 676 genome encodes these proteins:
- a CDS encoding PASTA domain-containing protein, with translation MARLSPCPTLKKKNVADLEDFLGDRDLRYEVDCTFVTNVPPLTIISQYPLPGSKVKEGRKIYVTVVSRTAPLIKMPKLTDMTHRSAQMLLKSVGLEEGNISYVPDMAQNAVLRQMYNGKEILPGQPIAKGSKIDLELGEGLGTAQFEAPSVIGMPLDEAKIAIVGAGLKVGQQMEVPAEEGQAPGSIVRQNPDAGNKVRIGDVIDLWVTPQAPESTDNGNQPEQ, from the coding sequence AGAATGTGGCGGACCTGGAAGACTTCCTCGGTGATCGCGATCTGCGGTACGAGGTCGACTGTACTTTCGTAACCAATGTGCCGCCTCTTACCATCATATCCCAATATCCGCTGCCGGGGTCCAAAGTGAAAGAAGGGCGTAAAATTTACGTAACCGTCGTTTCCCGCACAGCGCCTCTGATCAAAATGCCGAAACTGACGGATATGACGCACCGCAGCGCACAAATGTTGTTGAAAAGTGTCGGATTGGAGGAAGGAAATATTTCCTATGTGCCGGATATGGCACAGAACGCGGTTTTGAGGCAAATGTATAATGGCAAGGAAATTCTGCCCGGCCAGCCGATTGCAAAGGGGTCGAAGATCGATCTCGAACTGGGAGAGGGACTGGGTACGGCACAGTTCGAAGCGCCATCGGTGATCGGAATGCCTCTGGATGAAGCCAAGATAGCCATTGTGGGCGCCGGGCTGAAAGTGGGCCAGCAAATGGAAGTGCCGGCCGAGGAAGGCCAGGCACCGGGTTCGATCGTTCGGCAGAACCCCGATGCAGGCAATAAGGTAAGAATAGGGGACGTAATCGACTTGTGGGTTACCCCGCAGGCACCTGAATCGACGGATAATGGAAATCAACCGGAGCAATAA
- a CDS encoding T9SS type A sorting domain-containing protein: MPGGADEANLRTQASLSLPFFDDFSTTKTNSASTKWWLPGSGVYINNTLATSHPSLNVATFDGLNANGAPYNMVNPLTQGYTDTLTSQPINLNGKVAADSVYLSFYWAAKGLGELPDSSDFLQVEFLSKTKEWVPVWTKLGYKVDTLFHQQFIPVKDPNYLHDAFQFRFRSYGRSTGAYDTWNVDYVYLNAKRTSRQPYLFDVAMRKPVSNILKKYTAMPLRQYRVSPQAFTADSARTDIVNHFNNFNILTSTFTLTDAQRGTEFARNVQRSIYVESLKSQSLGVKLSPINPAAQLDSLHLIGKFYIATTDTIPGANLKTNDTITARAVLSDYFAYDDGSAEYGVQVNQKLGRVAVQYVLAKADTIGGIRMSMVSFNKDISGQGFTIQILGNKGGKPDQLIAQRSVTVKYPALRDGFIDYAFANPIAVPDTFYVGWVQINDQPVTVGFDRNSMLGRNAVFYNLGTEWAKETSLKGSIMIRPYLGKKAQGVVTGNEPGGQISGIFYPNPAKGEVYWKGKTFKNIEIYSTGGNLVHSFAPTADCQSVSVDHLNPGIYIFKAVDGKRSFVQKMLISK, encoded by the coding sequence ATGCCCGGGGGGGCCGACGAAGCCAATCTACGCACTCAGGCTTCATTGAGCTTGCCTTTTTTCGACGATTTTTCTACTACCAAAACCAACTCCGCAAGCACAAAATGGTGGCTTCCGGGAAGCGGGGTTTACATTAATAATACACTTGCTACTTCGCACCCGTCGCTCAATGTAGCGACGTTCGATGGGCTAAATGCCAATGGCGCTCCCTATAATATGGTGAATCCATTGACGCAGGGCTATACGGACACACTGACGTCGCAGCCCATCAACCTGAACGGCAAGGTGGCCGCCGATTCGGTTTATCTTAGTTTTTACTGGGCGGCCAAGGGTCTGGGGGAACTCCCCGATTCCAGCGATTTCTTACAGGTCGAATTTTTAAGTAAAACCAAAGAATGGGTGCCCGTGTGGACAAAGCTCGGTTATAAGGTAGATACCCTGTTTCACCAGCAATTCATTCCGGTCAAAGATCCCAACTACCTGCACGATGCGTTCCAGTTCCGGTTCAGGTCATATGGCCGAAGCACGGGCGCGTACGACACCTGGAATGTCGATTACGTGTATTTAAATGCAAAGCGGACATCCAGGCAGCCTTACTTGTTTGACGTCGCCATGAGGAAGCCCGTTTCAAACATTCTGAAGAAATACACGGCCATGCCCCTGCGGCAATACCGGGTGAGCCCGCAGGCGTTTACCGCCGATTCGGCCAGGACCGACATTGTCAACCATTTCAACAATTTCAACATTCTCACGAGTACGTTTACACTCACGGACGCGCAACGGGGTACCGAGTTTGCACGCAACGTGCAACGCTCGATTTATGTGGAATCGCTGAAATCGCAGTCGCTCGGTGTGAAACTGTCGCCGATTAACCCCGCCGCCCAACTCGACAGCTTGCATTTGATCGGCAAATTCTATATTGCAACTACGGATACAATCCCCGGTGCGAACCTGAAAACGAACGATACGATCACCGCTAGGGCAGTACTGTCGGATTACTTTGCTTACGACGACGGTAGTGCGGAATATGGCGTACAGGTCAACCAGAAGCTGGGACGTGTTGCGGTGCAATATGTGCTGGCCAAAGCGGACACCATCGGTGGAATCAGGATGTCGATGGTTTCATTTAACAAGGATATTTCAGGGCAGGGATTTACCATTCAGATTCTGGGGAACAAAGGTGGCAAGCCCGATCAATTGATCGCACAAAGGTCGGTCACCGTCAAATACCCTGCTCTTCGCGACGGGTTTATAGATTATGCGTTCGCCAACCCGATAGCGGTGCCAGATACTTTTTATGTGGGCTGGGTGCAGATCAACGACCAGCCGGTAACTGTGGGGTTCGACCGGAATTCGATGCTTGGAAGAAATGCGGTATTCTACAACCTGGGGACCGAATGGGCGAAGGAAACTTCGTTGAAAGGTAGTATTATGATCCGGCCCTACCTGGGTAAAAAAGCACAGGGTGTTGTGACTGGCAATGAGCCGGGCGGTCAGATTAGCGGGATTTTTTACCCTAACCCGGCCAAAGGTGAAGTGTATTGGAAAGGGAAGACGTTCAAAAATATTGAAATTTATAGCACTGGAGGAAATCTGGTACATTCGTTTGCCCCGACCGCCGACTGCCAGTCTGTGTCCGTCGATCATCTGAACCCGGGCATTTATATTTTTAAGGCCGTAGACGGGAAACGTTCCTTTGTGCAAAAAATGTTAATCTCGAAATAG
- a CDS encoding rhodanese-like domain-containing protein, whose product MDITVEELKERLEKGENLHFYDVREEHEYEEDNLGAILIPLGELPDHLDELEPLKDEEIIIHCRSGARSGKAARYLESQGFSNVRNVLGGILAYRELED is encoded by the coding sequence ATGGATATTACTGTTGAAGAATTGAAAGAACGTCTTGAAAAGGGCGAGAATTTGCATTTTTACGACGTTCGTGAAGAACACGAATACGAAGAAGATAACCTGGGCGCGATATTGATCCCCCTGGGCGAGCTCCCCGACCACCTCGATGAGCTGGAACCGTTAAAAGACGAAGAGATCATCATTCATTGCCGGTCAGGGGCACGTAGCGGAAAGGCTGCACGCTACCTCGAATCGCAGGGTTTTTCAAATGTACGCAACGTATTGGGCGGCATTCTGGCCTATCGTGAGCTGGAAGACTAA
- the gldN gene encoding gliding motility protein GldN: protein MYDMRRMNGKTIAWSLLSLSLASTAAFAQEKEDSTANQFSSRPIADGDVMMKRTLWRRVDLKEKQNISMFSKNNEITRYLLDAAKAGLIDAYVNDSCVTKITSDELHKRILIPNQTAGLSAEEIAAGFGEPAKADGWDAKAKTDPTKQAAAADDGWGAKKDTKKEEVVEDDGWGPPKKKSSKKGAKTEVAQEEPKVEAPKPDSTSFETQQVAATEEEYFPDQLSILEVKEDWIFDKKRSRLYNDIQTLTIVLPAEQTATGLELPVASFRWKDVERLFRSDPKKYIWYNTHNTAQNKNLADAFDLRLFYGRITKFSNANDKAFLDIYNGEKEALIKSLNYEQELMELEHGLWEY, encoded by the coding sequence ATGTATGATATGAGAAGAATGAACGGAAAAACGATTGCATGGTCTTTGCTGTCGCTGTCTCTTGCAAGTACTGCCGCATTTGCGCAGGAGAAAGAGGATTCGACTGCGAATCAGTTCTCATCCCGCCCGATTGCCGACGGCGACGTGATGATGAAAAGAACGCTCTGGAGACGGGTCGATTTGAAAGAAAAGCAGAACATTTCCATGTTCTCTAAAAACAATGAGATCACACGCTACTTGCTGGACGCGGCGAAAGCAGGGCTGATCGACGCCTATGTAAACGATTCCTGCGTAACCAAGATCACCAGTGACGAACTTCACAAACGAATCCTGATCCCGAACCAAACCGCCGGCCTGTCGGCCGAGGAGATTGCGGCAGGGTTCGGCGAGCCTGCCAAGGCGGATGGATGGGACGCAAAAGCCAAAACCGATCCAACGAAACAAGCGGCCGCCGCCGACGATGGTTGGGGAGCTAAAAAGGATACCAAGAAGGAAGAGGTGGTAGAGGATGACGGATGGGGACCGCCCAAAAAGAAATCTTCGAAAAAAGGGGCTAAAACCGAGGTTGCCCAGGAAGAACCGAAAGTGGAAGCCCCCAAACCGGACAGCACTTCTTTCGAAACTCAGCAGGTAGCCGCAACGGAAGAGGAATATTTCCCCGACCAACTGAGTATTCTCGAGGTGAAGGAAGATTGGATATTTGATAAGAAAAGATCCCGTTTGTATAACGACATTCAGACGCTGACGATCGTTCTACCGGCTGAACAAACTGCTACGGGCCTTGAACTTCCCGTTGCTTCATTCCGCTGGAAGGATGTTGAAAGACTTTTCAGAAGCGATCCTAAGAAGTATATCTGGTATAATACCCACAATACGGCGCAAAACAAGAACCTGGCCGATGCGTTCGACCTTCGTTTGTTCTACGGACGGATCACCAAGTTCTCCAATGCCAACGATAAAGCTTTCCTCGATATCTACAACGGCGAAAAAGAGGCCCTTATCAAGTCACTGAACTACGAACAGGAGCTGATGGAATTGGAACACGGCCTTTGGGAATACTAG
- the gldM gene encoding gliding motility protein GldM → MAGGKETPRQKMIGMMYLVLTAMLALQVSSAIIEKFILLNNSLELSSGAANKINQETVLKIKAAVEKSGNRAADVAVIKEAEQVRKITSDINNQLNALKQEIITKAGGGFNEEGAIKNPQEETKVGELMIGVGKRGKAYELKNTLNGYVAELNKVSPNKFTNLALDGREDPVAKGNKDQRNKDFAELNFESTPVAAALAVLSQKQTDIRRMEGEVLNYLASKVGAADIKFDRVLAMVSADAKTVVAGTKFKGQMFIAASASGITPRMSLNGSPVKVENGVGIIEFTAQGGGYNAEGLARRELRGQITIPTPSGKDTTYTMTQEYFVVKPSYQIETGTLPPLYLGCANKLSIQSPALGALWAPSFSTDGGEIIPSGQKGKFTIVPNKASLNITVSNAGNVLGSEPFRVNRVPKPSLEVRVNGAAFDERRGAPASSTRSIQVIAVPDESFKNFSPEDAKFRVSQVEISLARGSRRINGVTLNSGGGSIASLAAQAQPGDRYVISILKVERQNFKGAVSEVEMGNQTRTVPLY, encoded by the coding sequence ATGGCAGGTGGAAAAGAAACACCCCGTCAAAAGATGATTGGAATGATGTATCTGGTGCTTACGGCGATGCTCGCATTGCAGGTAAGTTCAGCTATCATCGAAAAATTCATCCTTCTGAATAATTCTTTGGAACTATCCTCCGGAGCGGCTAACAAGATAAATCAGGAAACTGTATTGAAAATCAAAGCGGCAGTTGAGAAGTCAGGGAACCGCGCAGCCGACGTGGCAGTCATTAAAGAAGCCGAACAGGTCCGTAAAATTACATCAGACATTAACAACCAACTCAATGCACTGAAGCAGGAGATCATTACCAAAGCCGGCGGTGGTTTCAACGAAGAGGGGGCAATTAAAAACCCTCAGGAAGAGACCAAGGTTGGTGAGTTGATGATCGGTGTAGGCAAAAGAGGCAAGGCTTATGAGTTGAAAAACACTTTAAATGGCTATGTAGCCGAACTAAACAAGGTTTCTCCCAATAAGTTCACCAACCTCGCGTTGGACGGTCGCGAAGACCCCGTTGCTAAAGGGAATAAAGACCAGCGTAACAAGGATTTTGCCGAGCTGAACTTCGAATCCACTCCGGTTGCGGCCGCATTGGCTGTTTTAAGCCAGAAACAAACCGACATCCGCCGGATGGAAGGCGAAGTACTGAACTACCTCGCCAGCAAGGTAGGTGCTGCGGATATCAAGTTCGACCGCGTACTGGCAATGGTGAGCGCAGATGCGAAAACAGTTGTAGCGGGTACTAAATTCAAAGGACAGATGTTCATCGCTGCTTCCGCATCGGGTATCACACCCCGCATGAGCCTGAATGGATCACCTGTTAAGGTCGAAAATGGCGTGGGTATCATCGAGTTTACGGCTCAGGGTGGCGGCTACAATGCCGAAGGCCTTGCCAGAAGAGAGCTTCGCGGACAAATTACCATCCCTACCCCGTCGGGTAAGGACACGACTTATACGATGACCCAGGAATACTTCGTAGTAAAGCCGTCGTACCAGATCGAGACTGGAACGCTGCCTCCATTGTATTTGGGTTGTGCCAACAAGCTGAGTATTCAGAGCCCTGCACTGGGCGCACTTTGGGCACCCAGCTTTTCAACGGATGGAGGCGAAATCATCCCTAGTGGTCAGAAAGGAAAATTTACGATCGTGCCTAACAAGGCTAGCCTGAATATCACCGTGAGCAACGCCGGTAATGTACTGGGCTCGGAACCATTCCGCGTCAACCGCGTCCCGAAACCATCTTTGGAAGTACGGGTTAACGGAGCTGCATTTGACGAACGTCGCGGTGCTCCCGCTTCGAGTACGAGAAGCATTCAGGTAATTGCCGTTCCTGATGAAAGCTTCAAGAACTTCTCTCCGGAGGATGCGAAATTCCGTGTGTCGCAGGTTGAAATTTCCCTTGCCCGCGGGTCGAGACGGATCAACGGTGTGACGTTAAACAGCGGAGGCGGTTCTATTGCCTCTCTGGCGGCACAAGCACAGCCTGGCGACCGTTATGTGATTTCGATCCTGAAAGTGGAGCGCCAGAACTTCAAGGGTGCTGTGAGCGAGGTAGAAATGGGTAACCAAACTCGCACTGTACCGCTATACTAA
- the gldL gene encoding gliding motility protein GldL, whose protein sequence is MAKSSGPNFFWDKLVPTIYSAGAAVVILGALAKIQHWDFGGPMLTAGLGTEVLIFLLYALQTLTRPVDTEPDWTRVYPELADDYSGPAISRSSAPSSNITAKLDNMLDNAKLTPDVFDNLGKGFRNLSETVSKITDLTDATVATNDYAKNVKTASTAISDMNKSYGVAINAMTSMADATKDAQSYRDQFQQITKNMGALNAVYELELQDTTKHLKAMNAFYGNLTAAMENMADATKESQVFKSEMSRLTNNISSLNSIYGNMLTAMRGGNA, encoded by the coding sequence ATGGCTAAGAGTAGCGGACCTAATTTTTTTTGGGATAAACTAGTACCAACAATATACAGTGCAGGTGCTGCCGTCGTAATTTTAGGAGCTTTGGCAAAAATTCAGCACTGGGATTTCGGTGGTCCAATGCTTACAGCAGGTCTCGGAACCGAGGTTCTCATTTTCTTGCTTTATGCATTGCAAACCCTTACCCGTCCGGTTGACACGGAGCCCGACTGGACACGGGTCTACCCCGAACTCGCTGACGATTACAGCGGCCCGGCTATCTCACGAAGCTCTGCCCCTAGCAGCAATATCACTGCCAAACTGGACAACATGCTCGATAACGCCAAACTTACTCCGGACGTGTTCGATAACCTGGGCAAAGGCTTCCGTAACCTTTCTGAAACGGTTAGCAAAATTACCGATCTTACCGATGCGACTGTCGCTACCAACGATTACGCAAAAAATGTAAAAACCGCTTCAACGGCTATCAGCGACATGAACAAATCGTATGGAGTTGCGATCAATGCAATGACGTCCATGGCCGATGCTACCAAAGACGCGCAATCATACCGTGACCAGTTCCAGCAAATTACCAAGAATATGGGCGCTTTGAACGCGGTTTATGAACTGGAATTGCAAGACACAACCAAGCACCTTAAAGCAATGAACGCTTTCTACGGCAACCTCACAGCTGCCATGGAAAATATGGCTGACGCGACCAAGGAATCACAAGTTTTCAAGAGTGAAATGTCGAGACTGACTAACAATATCTCTTCACTGAACAGTATTTACGGAAACATGCTGACGGCAATGCGTGGTGGTAATGCTTAA
- a CDS encoding SUMF1/EgtB/PvdO family nonheme iron enzyme: MNVKVFYRDGVKSLLLVAALMLLQSCGFLKSKFGKGGKEESGIQNGEITATARKGFKQTTPAGMVVIPSGSFVMGQADEDIASSMNNMNRRVTISSFFMDDTEITNNEYRQFVNALLVDSVSVLGEEEIMTKYYPDTTVWKKDFAYSNGDPFVEYYYQHPGFDTYPVVGVSWIAATYFSKWRTNLLHDFQNKEGQFNSTGFRLPTEAEWEWAARGGRAVAKYPWGNPYTMNAKGCFLANFKPQRGNYDADGYPYTGPANAYNPNDFGLYNMAGNVAEWTSDAYTDNATAIVWDMNPQYNDPNEPRKVVKGGSWKDIAYYLQTGTRTYEYETETRAFIGFRCVMDNVNDRGGASARRR; encoded by the coding sequence ATGAATGTGAAAGTGTTCTATCGGGATGGAGTCAAAAGCCTGCTTCTGGTAGCCGCATTGATGCTCTTGCAAAGCTGCGGTTTTCTCAAAAGCAAGTTTGGCAAGGGAGGAAAAGAAGAAAGCGGTATTCAAAACGGTGAAATCACTGCTACTGCCCGTAAGGGATTCAAGCAGACCACGCCCGCCGGGATGGTCGTGATCCCTTCAGGTTCTTTTGTAATGGGCCAGGCTGACGAAGACATCGCTTCCTCCATGAACAATATGAACCGCCGCGTGACGATCAGTTCATTCTTTATGGATGACACTGAAATCACCAACAACGAATATCGCCAGTTCGTGAACGCGCTCCTGGTCGATTCCGTGTCGGTGCTCGGCGAAGAAGAAATCATGACCAAATACTATCCCGATACAACCGTTTGGAAAAAGGACTTTGCCTACTCCAACGGGGACCCGTTCGTAGAATACTATTACCAGCACCCGGGCTTCGATACTTACCCTGTAGTGGGCGTAAGCTGGATCGCCGCCACATACTTCTCAAAATGGCGCACGAACCTGCTCCACGACTTCCAGAACAAGGAAGGGCAATTCAACTCGACCGGCTTCCGCCTGCCGACAGAAGCCGAATGGGAATGGGCTGCCAGAGGCGGGCGCGCCGTTGCGAAATATCCCTGGGGTAACCCTTACACCATGAACGCAAAAGGATGCTTCCTGGCGAACTTCAAACCGCAACGCGGAAACTACGACGCCGACGGATATCCTTACACCGGTCCTGCGAATGCGTACAATCCTAACGACTTCGGCCTGTACAACATGGCCGGAAACGTAGCCGAGTGGACTTCGGATGCTTATACAGATAACGCAACGGCGATCGTGTGGGATATGAACCCGCAATACAACGATCCTAACGAACCGCGGAAGGTAGTAAAAGGCGGTTCCTGGAAAGACATTGCTTATTATCTGCAAACCGGCACCCGCACCTACGAGTACGAAACCGAGACCCGTGCGTTCATCGGCTTCCGTTGCGTGATGGATAACGTAAACGACCGCGGAGGAGCTAGTGCCCGTCGTCGCTAA
- a CDS encoding type IX secretion system membrane protein PorP/SprF gives MTLTFTIRSTRYIRPFALLLFLPLCAIAQKDAQFSLFSLNQLYLNPAAAGADGLTKFQLTHRTQYAGYQGTNIDDTGGALSTQLFSFSMPIKNFGIGFYALNDKSGPRTDQDFKLSAAYHIPLGSGKLGVGVSAGLFRQAIDYGKLRARDPDDPLIQTGTIAEMNPDFSVGARYENETFYAGLSLNHFLKPKYQLGSESGTNPLPRTLYFNAGVNLELGYLLDIQPIVLVKSDINTVSVEGGATVTYNKRYWIGGTYRQQDTYFIIMGGIYLLPDQSLRLSGAYDMVVGGNKTKSPSSFEVMLSYALPSPKFGKKAPIRTPRFRF, from the coding sequence ATGACTTTGACTTTTACTATTCGAAGTACCAGATACATCCGGCCCTTTGCGTTACTGCTTTTCCTGCCACTCTGCGCCATTGCCCAAAAGGATGCGCAATTCAGCTTATTCTCTTTAAACCAGCTTTACCTGAACCCGGCGGCGGCCGGTGCCGACGGCCTTACCAAGTTTCAGCTTACGCACAGAACACAGTACGCAGGTTATCAGGGAACTAATATCGATGATACAGGCGGCGCGCTTTCGACACAGCTGTTTTCATTCAGCATGCCGATCAAGAATTTTGGCATCGGGTTTTACGCGTTGAACGACAAAAGTGGCCCGAGAACCGACCAGGACTTCAAACTTTCGGCCGCATACCATATTCCGCTCGGAAGCGGAAAATTAGGCGTCGGCGTCAGCGCCGGGCTGTTCCGCCAGGCGATCGACTATGGTAAACTTCGTGCCCGCGACCCGGACGATCCTTTGATCCAAACCGGGACAATTGCCGAAATGAACCCCGATTTCTCGGTGGGCGCACGGTACGAAAACGAGACATTTTACGCAGGTTTGTCGCTAAATCACTTCCTTAAACCCAAATACCAGCTGGGCTCTGAAAGCGGCACCAACCCGCTTCCGAGAACGCTTTATTTCAATGCTGGCGTAAATCTAGAATTAGGCTATTTGCTGGACATCCAGCCAATCGTACTGGTAAAGTCAGACATCAATACCGTGTCGGTCGAGGGCGGCGCAACAGTTACCTATAACAAGCGCTACTGGATAGGCGGTACTTACCGGCAACAGGATACCTACTTCATCATCATGGGAGGCATTTACCTGCTTCCGGATCAGTCGCTACGGCTTTCGGGCGCATATGACATGGTCGTAGGCGGGAACAAAACCAAGTCACCTTCTTCTTTCGAAGTAATGCTTTCATATGCGCTGCCCTCGCCGAAATTCGGTAAAAAGGCCCCTATTCGTACACCCCGGTTCCGCTTCTAG
- a CDS encoding uroporphyrinogen-III synthase encodes MSDTINFDQDRLKKVTSLLVSQSRPADENSPYYELARKYNIKVDFRPFIHIEGVSYKDFRKQKVNILDHTAVIFTSRNAIDHFFRICNEGRIEVPATMKYFCISEQTANYLQKYIVIRKRKIFTGTKTAAELIELMRKHKKEKFLYPCSDVRKSDIPEFADTEEFHFTEATMYQTVSSDLSDLEDVYYDIIAFFSPSGIKSLFENFPDFKQNNTRIAAFGPTTAKAVEDAGLFLDIQAPLPNAPSMTGALDLYIRKANNV; translated from the coding sequence ATGAGTGATACCATCAATTTTGATCAGGACAGGCTTAAAAAAGTAACCAGCCTTTTGGTAAGTCAATCCCGACCAGCGGACGAGAATTCACCTTATTATGAATTAGCCAGAAAGTATAATATCAAAGTTGATTTCCGGCCATTCATCCACATTGAAGGAGTGTCCTATAAGGATTTCCGCAAACAAAAAGTCAACATCCTGGACCACACGGCCGTTATTTTCACCAGCCGTAACGCTATCGATCACTTTTTCCGCATTTGCAACGAAGGCCGGATCGAAGTGCCTGCTACGATGAAATATTTCTGTATTTCGGAACAGACGGCCAATTATCTTCAGAAATACATTGTGATCCGGAAAAGGAAAATTTTCACAGGGACCAAAACTGCCGCCGAGCTGATCGAGCTGATGCGCAAACATAAAAAGGAAAAATTCCTCTATCCCTGCTCGGACGTCAGAAAGAGCGACATCCCGGAGTTTGCGGATACCGAAGAATTTCATTTCACAGAAGCAACTATGTATCAGACTGTTTCGTCTGACCTGTCGGATCTGGAAGATGTATATTATGATATCATCGCATTTTTCAGCCCATCGGGTATCAAGTCGCTTTTCGAGAACTTTCCCGATTTTAAGCAGAACAACACCCGCATTGCGGCATTCGGGCCTACCACGGCGAAGGCTGTTGAAGACGCCGGGCTGTTCCTGGACATCCAGGCTCCGCTGCCCAATGCCCCTTCGATGACAGGCGCCCTCGACCTGTACATCCGCAAGGCTAACAACGTATAA
- a CDS encoding DUF4271 domain-containing protein has protein sequence MKSIFSAFFWAFFTAISVLAASAHGAAKVTPPGRFFPVYNYQDDWLVYSGQYKNYVPFSQGVNEGTRFASLYIDLVKNRRYSLLVHSENESYLFLEGALQNRIEPGKWQEINLDSLYRVYRKDELLLTLYGSPGIADKTVMICNKKKQTDAGTIGPARSGFVNIKPVSFSPFGTFAGIVLTIILILNAWIFNLNPLSFIRLINPIEFFNNDPRDQLSKINKPYSNTVIFFVAISSMMMAFTVIYLSINRLNLFSVSTILSEKANTLQILGDFCILSLIFFLLIYAKYVFMVLAGNMLNLDKQVDIIFIKIVQSSYLFYALIFLAIFALYSNHINWLEASRPYVLLPFLVFYLTRFVGLYVVAKPTGSLINLYLFSYLCVIEIIPLIVSMKFAL, from the coding sequence ATGAAGTCCATATTTTCCGCTTTTTTTTGGGCTTTTTTTACGGCAATCAGCGTGCTGGCGGCATCCGCGCACGGCGCGGCGAAAGTGACCCCGCCCGGCCGGTTCTTTCCTGTTTACAATTACCAGGACGATTGGCTGGTTTACAGCGGGCAGTACAAAAATTATGTACCCTTCTCGCAGGGCGTCAACGAGGGCACCCGCTTCGCCAGCCTCTATATCGATCTGGTCAAAAACCGGCGGTATTCGCTGCTCGTACATTCGGAAAACGAGAGTTATCTTTTTCTGGAAGGCGCGTTGCAGAACCGGATCGAACCCGGCAAATGGCAGGAGATCAATCTGGACAGCCTGTACCGCGTTTACCGTAAAGATGAATTGCTGCTGACGCTTTATGGCAGCCCGGGCATTGCCGATAAAACGGTCATGATCTGCAACAAGAAAAAGCAAACCGATGCCGGAACCATCGGCCCGGCGCGTTCGGGTTTTGTCAATATCAAACCCGTTTCCTTCTCGCCTTTCGGTACGTTCGCCGGCATTGTGCTGACCATTATTCTGATACTGAACGCGTGGATTTTCAATCTGAACCCACTTTCATTCATCCGTTTAATAAATCCCATCGAATTTTTCAATAACGACCCGCGCGACCAGCTGTCGAAGATCAACAAGCCGTACAGCAACACGGTAATCTTCTTCGTAGCGATCAGTTCGATGATGATGGCCTTTACGGTGATTTATCTTTCGATAAACAGGCTTAACCTGTTCTCCGTCAGCACAATATTATCCGAAAAAGCAAATACGCTGCAAATTCTGGGCGACTTTTGCATTCTCTCGCTGATCTTCTTTCTGCTGATTTACGCCAAGTATGTTTTCATGGTCCTGGCAGGCAATATGCTCAATCTGGATAAGCAGGTCGATATAATTTTCATCAAAATCGTACAGTCGTCCTACCTCTTTTACGCATTGATTTTCCTGGCTATTTTCGCGTTGTATTCCAACCATATCAACTGGCTGGAAGCAAGCAGGCCGTATGTGTTGTTGCCGTTCCTTGTGTTCTATCTGACACGGTTTGTGGGGCTATATGTTGTAGCCAAGCCGACCGGCTCGTTGATTAATCTCTATTTATTTTCTTACCTTTGTGTCATCGAAATAATCCCACTCATCGTGAGTATGAAGTTTGCTTTATAG